In Salisediminibacterium beveridgei, one DNA window encodes the following:
- a CDS encoding GGDEF domain-containing protein, with translation MSILIALSIIFFIFIFIHAIRFLLPEKLGRLLFIANYLLFTLSLSYWLGFESLIWTSFLISFALISSFVWKGALLSLIILFAIFTIGDFHLTYNPFFLYGTHILYTLILVTLFHYMNHQTKSRRNMRSFFYRQSKNLHVLREVSLALQSTLQQHKLMHIFLTAVTAGYGLGFNRAMIFIRSESDPDRFSGRAAIGPLSIEEGHVIWENVVSQRLTLRDFIKLQKEAEENDQALNAKVRETLLQLSDKSEGLQHVVEKRDPMILNETDHYDSCSMMRMMKSQFGVTEMAAVPLLTRGKVIGIMLIDNIVDRKSFTYEDLDNIMPLATQGAMAVENAMLYEQTQDLVMTDGLTGLRNKRYLEDAIPLLFERSVKQNTSISVLMIDLDYFKSFNDTHGHLMGDEILIQVARILSDHTPIQGVCVRFGGEEFAMILPGTGDKEANILAESIRQDIANHPFEGAEQQPLGHLSTSIGICTYPGVSNSLDDLIDKADQAVYRSKDRGRNCVTIYGDDRGEEDL, from the coding sequence ATGTCGATTCTTATTGCATTATCCATCATATTTTTTATTTTCATTTTTATTCATGCCATACGCTTTCTGTTACCAGAAAAGCTTGGCCGATTACTTTTTATTGCAAATTATCTTTTGTTTACACTCAGTTTGTCTTACTGGCTCGGTTTTGAATCTTTGATTTGGACTTCCTTTTTGATTTCATTTGCCTTGATCTCGTCATTCGTCTGGAAGGGTGCTTTACTGTCACTGATTATTCTTTTTGCAATTTTTACAATTGGTGATTTCCATCTGACTTATAATCCGTTCTTTTTATACGGTACTCATATTCTTTATACGCTGATCCTAGTCACTTTGTTTCATTACATGAATCATCAGACTAAGAGCAGAAGGAACATGAGGAGCTTTTTTTATCGTCAATCAAAAAACCTGCATGTCTTGCGAGAAGTATCGCTGGCATTACAAAGCACTTTACAACAGCATAAACTGATGCATATTTTTTTAACTGCTGTTACTGCAGGGTATGGTTTGGGTTTTAACCGTGCCATGATTTTTATTCGAAGTGAATCTGATCCTGATCGATTTTCAGGTAGAGCTGCCATTGGTCCTTTATCCATTGAAGAAGGACATGTCATTTGGGAAAATGTTGTATCACAGCGGCTGACTTTGCGCGATTTTATAAAACTGCAAAAAGAAGCCGAGGAAAATGACCAGGCATTAAATGCAAAAGTGAGGGAAACCCTTCTTCAGTTATCTGATAAAAGTGAAGGATTGCAGCACGTTGTTGAAAAGCGGGATCCTATGATTTTGAATGAAACTGATCACTATGACAGCTGCTCCATGATGAGAATGATGAAAAGTCAGTTTGGCGTCACTGAAATGGCTGCAGTCCCTTTGTTGACGAGAGGAAAAGTGATTGGCATCATGCTGATTGATAATATCGTAGATAGGAAATCTTTTACATATGAAGATCTTGATAACATCATGCCGCTCGCAACGCAGGGGGCGATGGCTGTTGAAAATGCCATGCTTTATGAACAAACGCAGGATCTCGTGATGACAGATGGTTTAACGGGACTTCGTAATAAAAGGTACTTGGAAGATGCAATTCCACTGCTGTTTGAAAGATCCGTTAAACAGAATACTTCAATCAGTGTGTTGATGATTGATTTGGATTATTTCAAGTCTTTCAATGATACACATGGTCATCTGATGGGCGATGAGATCCTGATTCAAGTTGCGCGTATCTTATCTGATCATACGCCAATACAAGGTGTATGTGTCAGGTTTGGTGGGGAAGAATTCGCAATGATTTTACCCGGAACAGGAGATAAAGAGGCAAATATCCTGGCGGAGTCAATCAGACAGGACATTGCAAACCACCCATTTGAAGGAGCAGAACAGCAACCGTTGGGACATCTCTCAACCAGTATCGGAATTTGTACTTATCCTGGCGTTTCGAATAGCCTGGATGACCTGATTGATAAAGCTGATCAGGCAGTTTATCGATCAAAAGATCGTGGCAGAAATTGTGTAACAATTTATGGAGACGATCGGGGGGAGGAAGATCTATGA